A DNA window from Candidatus Protochlamydia naegleriophila contains the following coding sequences:
- a CDS encoding insulinase family protein, with the protein MFFVSRFFILVALLPSLIIANSDDLLTNQQMKEVTLKNGLRICLKRTDYEEGAFVFQMFAMGGYAAAPVANRPSAAFAGAIAWESGLQDASSDKIAYELYQRSLEMNVSIRLFDRVIEASGLTEDLSYCLELIQALFRAPQFTFQGLERVISESKILFQDHSQETIKDCFLKTNTQNWDVLTSLTCEDLKKVKLEQAEAFFKQAFADPSLFTLILVGDFDFNNATALLEKHLGCIEARSSAPLINPEAPHFPQGVTKREIKGYARNRLALTRLTFPVIKKELSSLNFICHILSARLLDHFSAVDSQTQFEVHYEFPLFPRLDHIWLIVQFYGPTTTIHSTTQSTLKIIHHLNRLGLSEQERKSELEISNSCEEDNIYLLSLLSNCYHGGWDSTLIDSKHPIEIKHKGSENILDSYIHLDHYSLISLYP; encoded by the coding sequence ATGTTTTTCGTTTCCCGCTTTTTCATACTAGTCGCTTTACTTCCTTCTTTAATTATAGCAAATAGCGACGATCTGTTAACCAATCAGCAAATGAAAGAAGTGACGCTAAAAAACGGCTTACGCATATGCTTAAAACGCACCGATTATGAAGAGGGCGCATTCGTCTTTCAAATGTTTGCAATGGGAGGTTATGCTGCAGCACCCGTCGCAAATCGTCCATCTGCAGCCTTTGCAGGGGCCATTGCCTGGGAGTCTGGCCTGCAAGACGCAAGTTCAGATAAAATCGCTTATGAACTCTATCAGCGCTCTTTGGAGATGAACGTCAGCATTAGGCTATTTGACCGGGTCATTGAAGCCTCCGGCCTCACAGAGGATCTCTCTTATTGCCTTGAACTCATTCAGGCCTTGTTTAGAGCCCCTCAATTCACGTTTCAAGGACTCGAGCGCGTCATTTCAGAATCCAAAATATTGTTTCAAGACCATTCCCAAGAAACAATTAAGGATTGCTTTTTAAAAACCAATACACAAAATTGGGATGTTTTAACATCATTGACTTGTGAAGATTTAAAGAAGGTTAAACTCGAGCAAGCCGAAGCCTTTTTTAAACAAGCCTTTGCAGACCCATCACTCTTCACCTTGATATTGGTAGGCGATTTCGACTTCAATAATGCGACTGCTCTTCTTGAAAAACATTTAGGCTGCATTGAGGCACGCTCTTCAGCTCCCCTGATTAACCCTGAAGCACCCCATTTTCCACAAGGCGTTACAAAAAGAGAAATTAAAGGCTATGCACGAAATCGATTAGCGTTGACCCGTTTAACCTTTCCGGTCATTAAAAAAGAGCTCTCCTCACTCAATTTTATCTGCCACATTTTGTCCGCAAGGCTTCTGGACCATTTTTCTGCAGTTGATAGTCAAACCCAATTTGAAGTTCACTATGAATTCCCCTTATTTCCTAGGCTTGACCACATATGGCTAATCGTTCAATTTTACGGCCCAACAACCACTATTCACTCGACGACCCAATCAACCCTAAAAATCATTCATCACTTAAACCGGCTTGGACTCTCAGAGCAAGAAAGAAAAAGTGAGCTGGAAATCAGCAATTCCTGCGAAGAAGACAATATATATCTGCTGTCCCTCCTCTCAAATTGCTATCACGGCGGATGGGATTCGACTCTCATCGACTCCAAACACCCCATCGAGATCAAGCATAAGGGTTCTGAAAATATTCTGGACTCTTATATTCATTTAGATCACTATTCTCTTATTTCTTTATACCCTTAA
- a CDS encoding NUDIX hydrolase gives MPLAPASVGVIFDDAHLHLLLVKRCDVPVWVLPGGGIDSNESPIQAVVREIYEETGLNVYVERQAAEYTPINRLAALTFVYVCSIKGGEIKTSNETREVRFFAINQLPPDLFTPHRDWIHDALTSTSTVKKPLTQITYFATLKYFFKHPIHILSYAWTRWIKKYFNH, from the coding sequence ATGCCATTAGCACCAGCCTCAGTTGGGGTTATTTTTGATGATGCCCATCTACACCTACTCCTCGTCAAACGATGCGATGTTCCAGTTTGGGTTCTTCCAGGAGGAGGAATTGATTCCAATGAAAGCCCCATTCAAGCAGTTGTAAGAGAAATTTATGAAGAGACAGGCCTCAACGTCTATGTCGAGCGCCAAGCAGCCGAATACACACCGATCAACCGTTTAGCAGCCCTGACATTCGTATACGTTTGCAGCATTAAAGGTGGAGAAATAAAGACTTCCAACGAAACAAGAGAGGTTCGCTTTTTTGCTATTAATCAACTACCACCCGACTTGTTTACTCCTCATCGGGATTGGATTCATGATGCTCTCACATCAACAAGCACAGTCAAAAAACCCCTTACGCAAATCACTTATTTTGCCACCCTTAAATACTTTTTCAAGCATCCCATTCACATTTTATCCTATGCTTGGACAAGATGGATCAAAAAATACTTTAATCATTAA
- a CDS encoding cysteine desulfurase family protein, with the protein MSRRIYLDCNSSTALDARVLEVLIQELKEEEGNPSSIHFHGQQCRRKLDESRQIIARFLGVRPNEIIFTSGGTEGACLLLNGVMQHFTTGHIITSSVEHSCVFETVKDLEKKGYQASFLPVGSLGAVEPHAVKEALRPDTRLITLMAVNNETGVKTDIESIAAIAQQAHIPFVVDGVALLGKESFNIPQGVSAIFFSGHKIHAPKGIGFSVCKQTLKMNPLCTGGTQEFGRRAGTENLPGIIALAQAISILANEQEMITSYLSARRNQLEEGVMARLEGVIVNGDGQRVSNTTNLSFVGVDGESLLMNLDLEGISVSHGSACSSGALEPSRILLNMGLPLPRANSSIRFSVGRHTTEEDIVRAVDGIVRVVERLRKKGY; encoded by the coding sequence ATGAGCCGACGGATTTATCTTGATTGCAATTCCAGTACAGCGCTAGATGCTCGAGTTTTGGAAGTTCTAATTCAAGAATTAAAAGAGGAAGAGGGAAACCCTTCAAGCATCCATTTTCATGGGCAACAATGTCGACGTAAACTTGATGAGAGCCGTCAAATCATTGCTCGTTTCTTAGGCGTCCGGCCTAACGAAATTATTTTTACTTCTGGAGGAACGGAAGGGGCATGCCTACTCCTCAACGGAGTCATGCAGCACTTTACAACTGGTCATATCATTACTTCGAGTGTCGAACATTCTTGCGTATTTGAAACGGTGAAAGACTTGGAAAAGAAGGGGTATCAAGCATCCTTTCTTCCTGTTGGATCGCTTGGAGCTGTTGAGCCTCATGCTGTGAAAGAGGCTTTGCGCCCGGACACGCGTTTGATTACGTTGATGGCTGTCAACAATGAAACTGGGGTTAAAACCGATATAGAATCTATCGCTGCCATTGCGCAACAAGCGCATATTCCTTTCGTTGTCGACGGGGTTGCTTTATTGGGCAAAGAGTCGTTTAACATTCCTCAAGGTGTATCTGCTATCTTTTTTAGTGGACATAAGATTCATGCTCCTAAAGGAATCGGATTTAGTGTGTGTAAGCAGACGCTAAAAATGAATCCTTTGTGCACAGGAGGAACGCAAGAGTTTGGCCGTAGAGCCGGTACTGAAAACCTTCCGGGTATTATTGCATTGGCTCAAGCGATTTCAATTTTAGCCAATGAACAAGAGATGATTACTTCTTATCTGTCAGCGCGAAGAAATCAACTGGAAGAAGGCGTAATGGCTCGGTTAGAGGGGGTCATTGTAAATGGGGATGGGCAGCGAGTCTCCAATACAACCAATTTATCTTTTGTTGGAGTAGACGGCGAATCTCTATTGATGAATCTGGACTTAGAAGGTATTTCTGTTAGCCATGGCTCGGCTTGCTCTTCTGGGGCTCTTGAGCCTTCGCGCATTTTACTCAATATGGGGCTTCCATTGCCACGTGCGAATTCATCCATCCGTTTTTCTGTCGGCAGGCATACGACAGAAGAAGATATTGTACGAGCCGTTGATGGGATTGTTAGAGTCGTTGAACGATTGAGAAAAAAAGGCTATTAG
- a CDS encoding Stp1/IreP family PP2C-type Ser/Thr phosphatase, whose translation MALQVMLYKISVYGISDVGLVRQNNEDFWNHLLEDQFFVLADGMGGHQAGEVASHEAVNQLCMRFKEKISLLNKSLPVCTQHIIETIQEVNYAIYRMGRENDKLKGMGTTLCCVFLHGDGIVFGHVGDSRIYRFRNNHLEQITQDHSLLRELIDLGQLNEQQANDFAYKNIITKAIGTEPFVEPTVSSDSIHAGDIIVMCTDGLSDLLTRKEMQRIIAENPEEDIAKKLVKAAKCKGGYDNITVVIIKIQDKYEPTDLS comes from the coding sequence ATGGCACTTCAAGTAATGCTCTATAAGATCTCTGTTTATGGCATCTCCGATGTTGGGCTTGTTAGGCAAAATAACGAAGATTTTTGGAATCATCTTCTAGAAGATCAGTTTTTTGTTTTAGCAGATGGGATGGGGGGGCATCAGGCAGGCGAAGTTGCTTCACACGAAGCTGTGAATCAATTATGCATGAGATTTAAAGAAAAAATCTCTTTGCTAAACAAAAGTCTACCAGTTTGTACTCAGCATATTATAGAAACCATTCAGGAAGTGAATTATGCCATCTATCGCATGGGGCGTGAGAATGATAAACTGAAAGGAATGGGGACGACGCTATGCTGCGTTTTCTTGCATGGAGATGGAATTGTTTTTGGCCATGTGGGCGATAGCCGCATCTATCGCTTTCGCAACAATCATCTCGAACAAATCACACAAGATCATTCGTTGTTAAGAGAATTAATTGACTTAGGTCAGCTCAATGAGCAGCAAGCAAATGACTTTGCCTACAAGAATATCATCACGAAAGCAATTGGAACCGAACCTTTTGTTGAGCCGACTGTGTCGTCAGATTCAATCCATGCGGGTGACATCATCGTTATGTGCACCGATGGATTAAGTGATCTTTTAACCAGAAAAGAAATGCAACGTATCATAGCTGAAAATCCGGAAGAAGACATAGCTAAAAAGTTAGTTAAAGCCGCGAAATGTAAAGGCGGTTATGATAACATTACTGTAGTTATCATCAAGATTCAGGATAAGTATGAGCCGACGGATTTATCTTGA
- a CDS encoding serpin family protein yields the protein MMRRFWQLSFCLILLLMTQPADAQQAQPNPEKISQQDQHFNMVIQGNNRFALSLLKQLHSQYKGNFICSPYSIASGLARISIGAKRETANEIQKAVGYSSSFVPLIGSLDQFFTAQPRKKNDTQLFLASAVWIQEDISLVNAYQYALKRDFEAETKQVDFKREFVNTIKQINEWTSTHTNNHVHQMVGSQDLSDDTQLLLTTAFYAKGTWAHLFPLKQTTRKPFHINERQVRQVEMMRTTAQYPLLLQDTFTLIEIPYAQQEGSELILSLIIFLPKEKMGWQTLLQEMTIENVRAWMDGVRLQNVALELPRFRIDSKMVLDSVLQGMGIKQLFSQKADLSGISEKEGLQLNRAVHKTLFRITEEGSDSNARSTSSVDAQPAGQGNPVELLIDHPFFFMLVERNTQSILGMGRILQP from the coding sequence ATGATGAGACGTTTTTGGCAGCTTAGTTTTTGTTTAATTCTTTTACTGATGACTCAGCCAGCAGATGCGCAACAGGCTCAGCCGAATCCTGAAAAGATATCTCAGCAAGACCAGCACTTTAATATGGTCATTCAAGGCAATAATCGCTTTGCCCTTTCTCTTCTCAAACAATTACATAGCCAGTATAAAGGAAACTTTATTTGCTCTCCTTATAGCATCGCGTCTGGTTTAGCTCGGATTTCTATTGGGGCAAAAAGAGAGACGGCAAATGAAATTCAAAAAGCCGTCGGGTACTCATCAAGTTTTGTTCCGCTGATAGGAAGCCTAGACCAATTTTTTACAGCTCAACCCCGCAAGAAAAACGATACGCAACTATTTTTGGCTAGTGCGGTTTGGATTCAGGAGGATATTTCTTTAGTTAATGCTTATCAATATGCGCTTAAACGCGATTTTGAAGCTGAAACCAAACAAGTGGACTTTAAGCGCGAATTTGTTAATACCATTAAGCAGATCAACGAATGGACGTCAACGCATACTAATAATCATGTTCACCAAATGGTGGGTTCTCAAGATCTATCCGATGATACGCAACTCCTTTTAACAACTGCCTTTTATGCAAAGGGAACTTGGGCACATTTATTCCCGCTCAAGCAAACCACGCGCAAGCCCTTTCACATCAATGAAAGGCAAGTACGGCAAGTTGAGATGATGCGGACAACGGCTCAATATCCCCTCTTGCTTCAGGATACCTTTACTCTAATTGAAATTCCGTATGCTCAACAAGAAGGAAGTGAATTAATTCTCTCCCTCATCATTTTTTTACCAAAAGAAAAGATGGGGTGGCAAACTCTCCTTCAAGAAATGACAATCGAAAATGTAAGAGCTTGGATGGATGGAGTTCGTCTGCAAAACGTTGCCCTTGAATTGCCCCGTTTTCGCATTGATAGTAAAATGGTGTTAGACTCTGTTTTACAGGGCATGGGGATTAAGCAGCTATTCTCGCAGAAAGCTGATTTGTCCGGTATTAGTGAGAAGGAAGGGTTGCAATTGAATCGAGCTGTCCATAAAACATTATTCCGCATAACCGAAGAGGGGAGTGATTCTAATGCACGATCAACAAGCTCTGTAGATGCACAGCCGGCCGGACAAGGCAATCCTGTAGAATTGCTTATCGATCATCCTTTCTTTTTCATGCTTGTTGAACGCAATACACAATCCATTTTGGGAATGGGGCGCATTCTGCAGCCTTAA
- a CDS encoding CPBP family intramembrane glutamic endopeptidase, which produces MLEDHLIQEQLHQHIIVLIIGLILGCLAGYAAWQKGFFKGFVPTFLPLIKGKDVLKGFFVFCLAELIVVPALIVVAFYVTTGKVVDMTSFGEVAKGWINALIIFGGFLGVWRVYFDLRRDTRHQLWRQTDLTGYRQLLAGIEAWLISYPFVMIFGQVIAIAVLVIFREPTVDQVAVKHLKSILSDPLLFGITAFEVIVLVPFTEEVLFRGLLQNWLKSKFGHATGAVALTSLIFAVFHFSSTQGTTNIELLSSLFMLSCFLGFIYEKQRSLWASIGLHAFFNFISILLIFFS; this is translated from the coding sequence ATGTTAGAAGATCATCTCATTCAAGAACAACTACACCAGCACATCATTGTATTGATCATAGGATTGATCTTAGGATGTCTTGCCGGCTATGCTGCATGGCAAAAGGGTTTTTTTAAAGGTTTTGTGCCAACTTTCCTTCCTTTAATCAAGGGCAAAGATGTTCTAAAAGGATTTTTTGTTTTTTGCCTCGCCGAATTGATAGTCGTACCGGCTTTAATTGTTGTTGCCTTTTACGTGACAACAGGAAAAGTGGTTGACATGACGAGTTTTGGCGAAGTGGCAAAAGGGTGGATTAATGCCTTAATTATTTTTGGCGGGTTCCTTGGCGTATGGAGAGTTTATTTCGATTTGCGAAGAGATACTCGCCATCAACTTTGGCGGCAAACAGATTTGACTGGGTATCGTCAATTGCTTGCTGGAATAGAAGCTTGGTTGATCAGTTATCCGTTTGTCATGATCTTTGGACAAGTCATCGCAATTGCAGTTTTAGTCATCTTTCGTGAGCCAACAGTTGATCAGGTTGCTGTGAAGCATTTAAAAAGTATTTTATCTGATCCCTTGTTATTTGGGATTACGGCTTTTGAAGTAATTGTTTTAGTGCCATTTACAGAAGAGGTGCTCTTTCGGGGACTTTTGCAAAACTGGCTGAAGTCAAAGTTCGGACATGCGACTGGAGCGGTTGCCTTAACATCGTTAATTTTTGCTGTTTTTCATTTTTCTAGCACACAAGGGACTACAAATATAGAGTTGCTTTCCTCCTTATTTATGCTATCTTGCTTTTTAGGATTTATTTATGAAAAGCAACGCTCCTTATGGGCTTCCATAGGACTGCATGCTTTTTTTAATTTCATAAGCATTTTATTAATTTTCTTCAGTTAA
- a CDS encoding class I SAM-dependent methyltransferase, with amino-acid sequence MADSRLNIVQTSPPSSSNSTPIGGSSRLSRQKENQAKFERLWLVDPEQFNPLRNWMQKERLERTWTLLNSHTELANKKVADIGCGAGVFSRLMRDAGANLEAIDIAENALKQLRKHDMHRIEAKQSGMPATTLPDHNYDVVVCTEIIAELHREDYRLFFAELARLVHPDGYVICSSPIDIHTDGGVHRLIELAQTEFDIIDSQTSYHALYIRLKHSLEAPSRYIQGWKNSTYRQEELNKRKGVSKLWYSLQTSFALVWLWILFNPLCSLLLTPFHKSRFFLLRMEALCQFLSDEKGISHYIFIAKRRPLTTVDPQERPIEKPRRKEIWD; translated from the coding sequence ATGGCAGATAGTCGTCTTAACATTGTTCAAACAAGCCCTCCTTCTTCCTCAAACTCAACTCCAATAGGTGGATCTTCCCGTCTATCACGACAAAAAGAAAACCAGGCTAAATTCGAACGATTATGGCTGGTCGATCCTGAACAGTTTAACCCGCTTCGCAATTGGATGCAAAAGGAACGTTTAGAAAGAACATGGACTTTATTAAATAGTCATACAGAATTAGCCAATAAAAAAGTGGCCGATATTGGTTGCGGAGCCGGCGTGTTTTCACGATTAATGCGAGATGCTGGAGCAAACCTCGAAGCCATTGATATTGCAGAAAATGCCCTTAAGCAGCTTAGAAAGCACGATATGCATCGCATCGAAGCCAAACAAAGTGGAATGCCTGCAACAACGCTTCCAGATCACAACTATGATGTCGTCGTTTGCACAGAAATTATTGCCGAGCTTCATCGAGAAGACTATCGCCTATTTTTTGCCGAGCTCGCACGCCTTGTTCACCCAGACGGCTATGTCATCTGCTCCTCCCCCATCGACATTCATACCGATGGCGGCGTTCACCGTCTCATTGAGCTGGCACAAACAGAATTTGATATCATCGACTCTCAAACAAGCTATCATGCTCTTTACATCAGGCTAAAGCACTCATTAGAAGCACCTTCGCGATACATTCAAGGCTGGAAAAATTCGACCTATAGACAAGAAGAGCTGAATAAGCGAAAAGGTGTGAGCAAATTATGGTACTCGCTTCAAACAAGTTTTGCACTCGTTTGGCTATGGATTCTCTTCAATCCTCTTTGTTCACTCTTGCTAACGCCTTTCCACAAAAGCCGTTTTTTTTTGCTTCGCATGGAGGCGCTTTGCCAATTTCTATCTGACGAAAAAGGAATCAGTCACTATATTTTTATAGCTAAACGCCGACCATTGACGACTGTCGATCCGCAAGAAAGACCTATCGAAAAACCAAGAAGAAAAGAAATCTGGGATTAA